CAACGTCGTCACTGGCCAGCGCGGCGCTCAAGGTGGTCAATTTCGAGCTGCCGGAAATCGACAGCACGGTGTAGTGGGCCGTGGCCAGCAACGCGCGACTCATGGTCAGGCGCTGGTGCGGCACGGTCGGCGCCAGCATCGGCCAGCAACGGCGGGTGCCGTCGGCCTTCAGTGCCTCGCCCAGGTTGGGGCTGTTGGGGAACAGCGATGCGGTGTGGCCGTCATCGCCCATGCCGAGTACCAGCACATCAATGGCGGGCAACTCTGCCAACTGGCGATCGGCCAGTTCGGCGGCGTCTTCAAGATTCGCGGCAACGTTGTACAGGCTGAGGAACTTGGCCTTGGCGGCCGGGCCTTGCAGCAAGTACTTCTTCAACAGGCCGGCATTGCTGTCGGCGTGTTCCACCGGCACCCAGCGCTCGTCGGCGAGGGTGATGGTGACCTTGGACCAGTCCAGGCCTTGCTTGGCCAGGTTCTGGAAAAACGCCACGGGGCTGCGGCCACCGGACACCACCAGGGTCGCTTCGCCACGTGCACTGATGGCCGCGCGCAGTTGCTCGGCCACGTCATTGGCCAGGCCGTCGGCCAGCAGCACAGGCGTGCGGTACTCATGGGCAGTGACGCCCTGAGGCAGTTTCAATTCAGATATCGCCATACCACGACCTCCCATCCCGCGTGATCAGTGCAATCGAGCTCATCGGCCCCCACGACCCGGCCGCGTACGGCTTGGGCGCATCACCGGATTTTTTCCACCCGGCGATCAACTGGTCACACCACTTCCACGCGGCTTCGATTTCATCTTTGCGAACAAACAGGTTCTGATTGCCGCGCATCACTTCCAGCAACAACCGCTCGTAGGCATCCGGAATACGGGCGCTGCGGTAGGTGTCGGAAAAATTCAGTTGCAGCGGGCCACTGCGCAGCTGCATGCCCTTGTCCAGGCCCTGCTCCTTGGTCATCACACGCAAGGAAATACCTTCGTCCGG
The sequence above is a segment of the Pseudomonas sp. R76 genome. Coding sequences within it:
- the pgl gene encoding 6-phosphogluconolactonase; this encodes MAISELKLPQGVTAHEYRTPVLLADGLANDVAEQLRAAISARGEATLVVSGGRSPVAFFQNLAKQGLDWSKVTITLADERWVPVEHADSNAGLLKKYLLQGPAAKAKFLSLYNVAANLEDAAELADRQLAELPAIDVLVLGMGDDGHTASLFPNSPNLGEALKADGTRRCWPMLAPTVPHQRLTMSRALLATAHYTVLSISGSSKLTTLSAALASDDVAAMPIRAFLQPTLEIYWCP